A portion of the Sphingobium sp. CAP-1 genome contains these proteins:
- a CDS encoding DUF6088 family protein: MSAVADRIMKRVRGKGRGWVFTPKQFVDFGTRGSVDMALSRLAHAGDIRRIGRGLYDYPRQHDKLGALSPDPGQVAQALSAQSGDALAPSGAAAANSLGLSTQVPARASYATSGRTRTAKAGGRSVTLKHSRAPVLDAPESVNAIVQALAHLGKGNIDADAIGRFAARLDDAGTRALVAARSAMPGWMGDIVLKIQASRRDRSCREKG; encoded by the coding sequence ATGTCTGCGGTGGCTGATCGGATTATGAAGCGTGTGCGCGGCAAGGGCCGTGGCTGGGTGTTTACGCCCAAGCAGTTCGTTGACTTCGGTACGCGCGGCTCGGTCGACATGGCGCTGTCGCGTCTCGCGCATGCCGGTGACATCCGCCGGATCGGCCGCGGTCTCTACGACTATCCCCGCCAGCATGACAAGCTTGGTGCCCTGAGCCCGGATCCCGGGCAGGTGGCCCAAGCGCTCTCCGCGCAGAGCGGCGATGCGCTCGCGCCGTCTGGAGCGGCGGCGGCCAATAGCCTTGGTCTCTCGACGCAGGTGCCCGCCCGGGCGAGCTACGCTACCAGCGGTCGCACCCGCACCGCCAAGGCTGGCGGCCGCAGCGTCACCTTGAAGCACAGCCGCGCGCCGGTGCTCGACGCGCCGGAGTCTGTGAATGCGATCGTCCAGGCACTCGCGCATCTGGGGAAGGGCAATATCGACGCGGATGCGATCGGGCGCTTCGCCGCGCGCCTCGACGATGCCGGTACGCGCGCGCTGGTCGCGGCCCGCTCGGCCATGCCGGGCTGGATGGGCGACATTGTCCTCAAGATCCAGGCGTCGCGGAGAGATAGGTCATGCAGGGAGAAAGGGTAG
- a CDS encoding DUF3320 domain-containing protein yields MSGFDIIAAMQALGLPAAMAIEDNLRAIEDLVDFHYDDHERLGLIRGELHSFRHPLARSIVERIDSHMQNFQDFSSEEQDDLQVGNEVMATRAAKGPELTAAHARLISLIDYVEATERDRLKVELDYRSHRGFVATEDEVAGLPGVSLDQGSGDDPVWLRVERLAKIAPPAPPNQELALWLSLRDDVAAIPSLKVEIATAGLVELELLDAEEAPQHIALSDYERRDSVEAAFHTWLEGAWRIWAEREKPRRETIKLYNALYMLRQQLEGVSDVPLELVCGIGFATLFRNGQRLRYPLLSMTLELSLDEQTHCIEARPRLEADPGLEIDPLDRMGLHALDQWRTASERFLAALDEVALSPFAPESFEPVLRQASALFDPDGIYVPDANPAGARRIPSVETHLQVSTAFAFFQRERRATQLMEDLRRFRAALLDGAEAPNLPAAVAALLVEPSDTIEEPEYPQFRGISTIPGVTSSDGSGRDLFFPKPFNREQVEVVQRLEVRPGVVVQGPPGTGKTHTIANIISHYLALGKRVLVTSQKAPALRVLRDKLPEAVRPLAVSLLDSDRDGLKQFQESVDIIAEKLQRLRRHELERQISDLDHQIDNLHRSLARIDNEVDAIGRTAVSPVVLDGETIEPVRAARMVVVEPELANWLPDDVDADPENAPRFDDSDIVALRQARRKVGQDIGYLGVPIPELASLPSIDGLLPVHRDLSRAEELRRQIAAGTLPNLRISEAEAEAQLAGLAHELDELGVPDTKVASAPYTWTADAIRDARSGEDQEMLAAIARLQPDIDHLILEGSHFLTRPINVPDDALDDEKLLEALQRLCEGKAALGFVGGLFAGKVKAKLAQVTLLGEAPRNADEWLEIQRFIDGIKRSRKLRQAWNHLVLLGVGDQIDQDGIAIAKRMRAQQQHLETVGALVSQQQLVDGRAREIIAGWALSVSEGSPSAGKLCEVVETHRLKYRLESAEAIRSRLIASLASAGGDIARELQDYAVRALGNPDVSNEAFHSEWQDLTLRLAHIEGLSEAFETIQTVCTAISASGGSRWAETLRSEPVEGMEDSLTPGDWVKRWKLRRLSTWLARIDRHARLQELGTERAEKEALLKGAYERSIELRTWLELSRKATDGVKAALAAYADAVRRIGKGTGKRAGRYRREARAASDRAKGALPCWIMPHYRVSESLPADLGLFDVVIVDEASQSTVAALPALLRAQKILIVGDDKQVSPELVGRDQARADELASRHLAAQVADYRSCLREEQSLYDLGKVVFAGGAIMLTEHFRCVAPIIEFSKGQFYGHRLTPLRLPMASERLDPPLIDVFVEDGFRKGDVNVPEAEFIVSEIAAIAEDERMSKRTIGVTTLLGQNQAAHIYKEIEQRLGTEVMERHTIRVGDPTAFQGDERDVMFVSLVAQREDSPLSGNRYEQRFNVALSRARDRTYLVRSVELDQLRTSDQLRRSLLEHFRCPYPAETSDLKDRRDRCESDFEREMFDLLCERGFRVNTQVRVGNFRIDLVVEGDNDQRIAIECDGDRYHGPDKWPDDMMRQRILERAGWTIWRCFASRFVRNRQVVVDEVAAFLAARGIEPVNDGEEWISRHTELRSWRLPSPDDTESTPAAEQSPADGGATADAWPEPAQKTDVLSVAEAPDSNVNLTRVTESQVQNAILNLMSDKRVWSNGELKKALVDVLALSDADRAPANFRPGEEKWEELVNNALSPSRGNSLHSKGLVKSAGRGLHVLSDDDMAGPVDKAAVVRPSSPEDGEKSYSPPAIEIGTEYQIASLVVPLEEVEQIYQPEYKPRLERLIDATLQAEAPMYEDILIERIARAHKKERAGRIIQDIVTQAISDRHSSVQEDGRNVVFHETMDTGQLVAYRPARSDWRSHRDIPLIELASLALPLVRRGKAEADVLAHFARTFSLARLREPTRKRFEAAIAMAKATREN; encoded by the coding sequence ATGAGCGGATTTGATATCATAGCTGCCATGCAGGCTTTGGGGCTGCCTGCCGCCATGGCAATTGAAGACAATCTTCGCGCCATCGAAGACCTTGTCGATTTCCATTACGATGATCACGAGCGTCTGGGCCTCATAAGAGGCGAACTGCACAGCTTCCGTCACCCCTTGGCGCGCTCAATTGTCGAGCGCATCGACTCCCATATGCAGAATTTTCAGGACTTCTCGTCAGAAGAGCAAGATGATTTGCAAGTTGGAAATGAAGTGATGGCCACCCGCGCAGCGAAAGGACCGGAGCTGACGGCCGCGCATGCTCGTTTGATAAGCCTGATCGACTATGTGGAGGCCACCGAGCGCGATCGACTGAAGGTCGAACTCGATTATCGCAGTCATCGCGGCTTTGTCGCGACGGAAGATGAGGTTGCCGGACTGCCTGGCGTGTCGCTCGATCAGGGGTCTGGGGATGATCCCGTCTGGTTGCGCGTTGAACGGCTCGCCAAGATCGCGCCGCCAGCGCCACCGAACCAGGAACTGGCGCTCTGGCTATCCCTGCGCGACGATGTAGCAGCGATACCGTCACTCAAGGTGGAAATCGCCACAGCCGGCCTTGTCGAGCTCGAATTGCTTGACGCGGAAGAAGCGCCGCAACACATCGCCTTGTCCGATTATGAGCGTCGAGACAGTGTTGAGGCGGCCTTCCATACCTGGCTAGAAGGGGCATGGAGAATATGGGCAGAACGCGAAAAGCCCCGCCGCGAAACCATCAAGCTGTACAACGCCCTTTATATGCTGCGCCAGCAGTTGGAAGGTGTCAGCGACGTTCCGCTCGAACTGGTATGCGGCATTGGCTTTGCAACGCTGTTCCGCAACGGCCAGCGTTTGCGTTACCCTCTGCTGTCGATGACCTTGGAGCTCTCACTCGATGAGCAAACCCATTGCATCGAAGCGCGTCCACGCCTTGAGGCAGATCCAGGCCTTGAGATTGATCCGCTCGACCGGATGGGCCTGCACGCGCTGGACCAATGGCGCACGGCCTCGGAAAGATTCCTGGCGGCACTGGACGAGGTAGCGCTCTCGCCCTTCGCACCCGAGAGCTTCGAGCCCGTGTTGCGCCAGGCCTCGGCCCTGTTCGATCCAGATGGCATATATGTGCCGGATGCTAATCCGGCCGGGGCGCGGCGGATACCCTCAGTCGAGACGCATTTACAGGTCAGCACCGCGTTCGCCTTCTTTCAGCGCGAACGGCGCGCGACGCAGCTGATGGAAGATCTCCGGCGCTTCCGGGCGGCCCTACTGGACGGCGCGGAGGCCCCCAATCTACCTGCCGCCGTTGCCGCCCTATTGGTCGAGCCGTCCGATACGATCGAAGAACCCGAATACCCGCAGTTCCGTGGTATATCGACCATTCCCGGCGTCACCTCATCAGACGGCTCGGGTAGGGATCTGTTCTTCCCCAAACCGTTCAATCGCGAGCAGGTCGAGGTGGTGCAACGGCTCGAAGTGCGTCCGGGCGTTGTGGTCCAGGGGCCGCCGGGCACCGGCAAGACGCACACGATCGCCAACATCATCAGCCATTACCTTGCGCTGGGCAAGCGGGTGCTTGTCACCTCACAAAAGGCACCCGCGTTGCGTGTCCTGCGCGACAAGCTGCCTGAGGCGGTGCGACCGCTTGCGGTGAGCCTACTCGACAGCGACCGCGACGGCCTGAAGCAGTTTCAGGAATCGGTCGACATCATTGCCGAGAAGCTCCAGCGGCTGCGCCGCCACGAGCTTGAACGACAGATATCTGACCTCGATCATCAGATCGACAACCTGCACCGCAGCCTCGCCCGAATTGATAATGAAGTCGATGCGATCGGACGAACGGCAGTGTCACCCGTCGTGCTGGACGGAGAAACGATCGAACCCGTGCGGGCTGCACGGATGGTAGTGGTCGAACCTGAACTGGCAAATTGGTTGCCGGATGATGTTGATGCCGATCCAGAAAACGCTCCCCGTTTCGACGATAGCGACATCGTGGCGCTCAGGCAGGCGCGACGGAAGGTTGGACAGGACATCGGCTATCTGGGCGTTCCCATCCCGGAATTGGCCAGCCTGCCTTCCATTGACGGCCTGCTGCCCGTTCACCGCGATCTCTCGCGGGCCGAAGAATTGCGCCGACAGATCGCCGCAGGTACATTGCCGAACCTTCGAATATCGGAAGCGGAAGCCGAAGCTCAATTGGCCGGCCTGGCGCATGAGCTGGATGAGCTTGGCGTCCCGGATACGAAAGTGGCCTCAGCACCATATACGTGGACGGCGGACGCCATTCGCGACGCTAGGAGCGGCGAGGACCAAGAGATGTTGGCGGCGATTGCTCGTCTCCAGCCAGACATCGACCACCTTATCTTAGAAGGGAGCCACTTCCTAACCCGGCCCATCAATGTGCCAGATGACGCGCTCGACGATGAAAAGCTGCTTGAGGCCTTGCAGAGGCTTTGCGAAGGCAAGGCGGCATTAGGTTTTGTGGGTGGTCTCTTCGCCGGGAAGGTCAAGGCAAAGCTGGCGCAGGTTACGTTGCTTGGCGAGGCGCCGCGAAACGCGGACGAATGGCTCGAGATTCAACGGTTCATCGACGGTATCAAACGCTCGCGCAAGCTTCGCCAAGCCTGGAACCATCTCGTTTTGCTGGGCGTGGGCGACCAGATCGATCAGGATGGCATCGCGATTGCCAAGCGCATGCGCGCACAACAACAACACCTCGAGACCGTCGGCGCGCTTGTCTCCCAACAGCAGCTTGTCGATGGCCGGGCGCGGGAGATCATTGCCGGCTGGGCTCTGTCAGTATCAGAGGGTAGCCCGTCCGCCGGCAAGCTGTGTGAAGTGGTCGAGACGCACCGGTTGAAATACCGGCTCGAGAGCGCCGAAGCCATACGCTCCAGATTGATCGCTTCCCTAGCATCGGCTGGTGGCGACATTGCCCGCGAGTTGCAGGACTATGCAGTGCGCGCTTTGGGCAACCCGGATGTCTCTAACGAGGCCTTCCATTCGGAATGGCAAGACCTGACCCTCAGGCTTGCTCACATCGAAGGTCTTTCAGAGGCGTTCGAAACGATTCAGACCGTTTGCACAGCCATTTCGGCATCGGGCGGCTCTCGTTGGGCAGAGACGCTCCGTTCCGAACCGGTCGAAGGCATGGAGGATAGCCTCACCCCGGGTGATTGGGTCAAACGCTGGAAGCTCAGGCGACTTAGCACTTGGCTTGCACGCATTGATCGTCATGCCCGTTTGCAGGAACTTGGCACTGAGAGAGCCGAAAAGGAGGCCCTGCTTAAGGGCGCCTACGAACGTTCGATCGAATTGCGGACCTGGCTCGAGCTAAGCCGGAAGGCTACCGACGGCGTGAAGGCTGCTTTGGCGGCCTATGCGGATGCGGTTCGCAGGATCGGCAAAGGCACCGGCAAACGGGCAGGGCGATATCGTCGGGAGGCACGAGCTGCATCCGATCGCGCCAAGGGGGCTCTGCCTTGTTGGATCATGCCACACTACCGGGTGTCGGAGTCCTTGCCGGCCGATCTTGGTCTGTTTGACGTCGTCATCGTGGATGAAGCGTCACAATCAACCGTGGCAGCTCTTCCGGCATTGTTACGCGCACAGAAAATCCTCATCGTGGGCGATGACAAGCAGGTAAGCCCCGAGCTCGTTGGGCGCGATCAGGCCCGCGCTGATGAGCTCGCCAGCAGGCACCTCGCGGCCCAAGTGGCGGATTATCGTTCCTGCTTGCGGGAAGAGCAGTCCCTATACGACCTCGGCAAGGTCGTTTTCGCCGGCGGCGCCATAATGTTGACGGAGCATTTCCGCTGCGTCGCTCCGATCATCGAATTCTCAAAGGGCCAGTTCTACGGCCATCGGCTGACGCCGCTGCGGTTGCCGATGGCTTCCGAACGCCTGGATCCGCCTTTGATTGACGTTTTTGTGGAGGACGGCTTCCGCAAGGGAGACGTGAATGTTCCCGAGGCGGAATTCATCGTCTCCGAGATCGCGGCGATCGCGGAAGACGAAAGGATGTCGAAGCGAACGATCGGCGTCACCACATTGCTGGGTCAGAACCAGGCCGCGCACATTTATAAGGAGATCGAACAGCGCCTCGGAACTGAGGTGATGGAGCGCCACACAATTCGGGTTGGTGATCCGACCGCTTTCCAGGGTGATGAACGGGACGTCATGTTCGTCTCGTTGGTGGCGCAGCGGGAGGATAGCCCGCTTTCGGGCAATCGATATGAGCAGCGCTTCAACGTCGCCTTGTCACGGGCTCGAGATCGAACCTACCTTGTTCGCTCGGTTGAGCTGGATCAGCTGCGCACGAGCGATCAACTGCGTCGATCCCTCCTGGAACATTTTCGATGCCCCTACCCAGCCGAAACTTCCGACCTGAAGGATCGGCGCGATCGGTGCGAATCCGACTTCGAGCGAGAAATGTTCGACTTGCTTTGTGAACGCGGCTTCCGGGTCAACACTCAGGTCCGTGTCGGAAACTTCAGAATCGATCTCGTGGTCGAGGGTGACAACGACCAGCGCATTGCCATCGAATGCGACGGGGATCGCTACCACGGGCCCGACAAATGGCCGGATGACATGATGCGCCAGCGTATCCTTGAGCGTGCCGGTTGGACGATCTGGCGTTGTTTTGCCTCGCGTTTCGTTCGCAATCGGCAGGTCGTAGTTGATGAAGTTGCCGCATTTCTGGCCGCGCGAGGAATTGAACCGGTCAACGATGGCGAAGAATGGATAAGCCGTCATACGGAATTGCGTAGTTGGCGGCTTCCTTCGCCTGATGACACCGAGTCTACACCTGCGGCAGAGCAATCACCGGCTGATGGCGGTGCAACCGCTGATGCTTGGCCGGAGCCAGCTCAAAAAACGGATGTCCTCAGCGTCGCCGAAGCGCCCGATTCCAATGTGAACTTGACGCGTGTCACCGAGTCACAGGTTCAGAACGCCATTCTCAATCTGATGTCTGATAAACGCGTTTGGTCCAATGGTGAGTTAAAGAAGGCGCTGGTGGACGTCTTGGCTCTGTCCGACGCAGATCGGGCACCCGCCAACTTTCGCCCGGGCGAGGAAAAGTGGGAAGAACTGGTAAACAATGCCCTTTCCCCTTCTCGTGGAAATTCGCTTCATTCAAAGGGCTTGGTCAAGAGCGCAGGGCGCGGCCTGCATGTCCTGTCTGATGACGATATGGCAGGGCCCGTCGACAAAGCCGCCGTGGTCCGCCCCTCCAGCCCCGAGGATGGCGAGAAAAGTTATTCGCCTCCTGCAATCGAAATCGGCACCGAATACCAAATCGCCTCTCTGGTTGTTCCATTGGAAGAGGTCGAACAGATCTATCAGCCAGAGTATAAGCCAAGACTTGAAAGGCTGATCGACGCCACACTTCAGGCCGAGGCGCCAATGTATGAAGACATCCTGATTGAAAGGATCGCCCGCGCTCACAAAAAGGAGCGGGCAGGCCGGATTATTCAGGATATCGTTACACAGGCAATTTCCGATCGTCATTCATCGGTGCAAGAAGATGGCCGGAACGTGGTGTTCCACGAAACGATGGATACTGGCCAGTTGGTTGCGTATCGACCGGCCCGATCAGATTGGCGATCTCACCGAGACATTCCTCTCATTGAACTCGCGAGCCTAGCTTTGCCTCTTGTCCGAAGAGGCAAAGCGGAAGCCGATGTCCTTGCCCATTTTGCACGGACTTTCAGCTTGGCTCGATTGCGGGAGCCTACGAGGAAGCGGTTTGAAGCTGCTATCGCAATGGCAAAAGCGACGCGCGAGAATTGA
- a CDS encoding BPTD_3080 family restriction endonuclease, translating to MTKPKSLIINTPFVCPQQHWAPKQDGTLEIIPERRPASYEVFDARNNTRRTEKLELVETIRGRVDQWREAGYPGVTIVTRRLLEHWHDNTAREYPFYFCQLEAIETLIWWLEGAEEYKQGIYVPGDGGAWQRLCNKMATGAGKTTVMAMIITWQVLNALTYPKRNKDFSRAIFIVAPGLTVKGRLQVLIPSAGSYYDEFNLCPSEALRQKLNQAEVLIENWHTLMPATEPKRSVVKKGAETDEAFTRRVLGKLAAFKDIVVINDEAHHAYRKPAEVKISKKQAEEAGIDLDEATRWIEGLDRLHKTRRIQRCFDLSATPFAPTGKASTDTALFDWIVSDFGLNDAIEAGLVKTPRVVVRDDAMPDAKTLRSKLYHIYRDPAVAEDLNRKAEPHEALPKLVKDAYTILGADWRATAKQWADSKHHSPPVMLTVCNRTETAARIEQFFNQGDCHWPELQAPSKTLRVDSRVMEKAEVGETAGADKGYEARLEQVIDEAAIPETRKEQLRGMKKEELLREIVDNVGKRGGAGQNLQKVISVAMLSEGWDAKNVTHIMGLRAFTSQLLCEQVIGRGLRRVGYDKDDDGLFLPEYVNVFGVPLSIYEPGEGGEAPPPPKPSTQIDVVPDRASLELRWPNVLRIESVVKPELTVDWAKVEPLMLDPVATVISAEIAPALGGAADMSKVTAIDLSLLPEEFRVQRLTFVAARKAFAELKTNFQGNEEYLVFQLIRLVETFLRSDKIDIPSLFHSDAVRRRILIALNIDLIVRHVLRFVTEQNTTALTPVFDEENPIGSTGQMRAWYTTKPNMPTGKSHISHVVGDSAWEQYAANVFESRDDVIAYAKNDHLGFQIHYLWQGSRRRYIPDFIVRLANGKTLALEIKGTDSEQNKAKREALDEWVQAVNSSGGFGEWSWDVAFNLNQIHDIVARYGK from the coding sequence GTGACCAAGCCCAAGTCGCTCATCATCAATACGCCATTCGTGTGCCCGCAGCAGCATTGGGCACCAAAGCAGGATGGCACGCTGGAAATCATTCCGGAGCGCCGCCCCGCCAGCTACGAGGTGTTCGACGCCCGGAACAACACCCGGCGAACCGAGAAGCTGGAACTGGTCGAGACGATCCGTGGCCGCGTCGATCAATGGCGCGAGGCTGGCTACCCCGGCGTGACCATCGTCACCCGCCGCTTGCTCGAACACTGGCATGACAACACGGCGCGGGAATACCCGTTCTACTTCTGTCAGCTAGAGGCCATCGAAACGCTGATTTGGTGGCTCGAAGGCGCGGAGGAATACAAGCAGGGCATCTACGTCCCCGGCGATGGTGGGGCATGGCAGCGCCTGTGCAACAAGATGGCGACGGGCGCGGGCAAGACCACGGTGATGGCCATGATCATCACGTGGCAGGTGCTGAACGCGCTAACCTACCCGAAGCGGAACAAGGATTTCAGCCGGGCCATCTTCATCGTCGCCCCGGGCCTAACGGTGAAGGGGCGACTCCAAGTGCTGATCCCCAGCGCCGGCAGCTACTACGACGAGTTCAATCTGTGCCCGTCCGAAGCGCTGCGCCAAAAGCTGAATCAGGCCGAAGTCCTGATCGAAAACTGGCACACGCTAATGCCAGCCACCGAACCCAAACGCTCGGTCGTCAAGAAGGGCGCAGAGACCGACGAGGCATTTACCCGCCGCGTCCTGGGCAAACTCGCTGCCTTCAAGGATATCGTCGTCATCAATGACGAGGCACACCACGCCTATCGCAAGCCAGCTGAGGTGAAGATCAGCAAGAAGCAGGCGGAAGAGGCCGGGATCGATCTTGACGAGGCCACTCGCTGGATCGAGGGGCTGGACCGCCTGCACAAGACCCGCCGCATTCAGCGGTGCTTCGACCTGTCCGCCACGCCCTTCGCGCCGACCGGCAAGGCCAGCACCGACACCGCGCTATTCGATTGGATCGTTTCCGACTTTGGCCTTAACGATGCGATTGAAGCGGGGCTGGTGAAAACGCCGCGTGTCGTGGTGCGGGACGATGCTATGCCCGATGCCAAGACGTTGCGCTCCAAGCTCTACCACATCTATCGCGATCCGGCGGTCGCAGAGGATCTGAACCGTAAGGCCGAACCTCATGAGGCGCTGCCGAAGCTGGTCAAGGACGCCTATACGATCCTTGGTGCCGACTGGCGCGCGACAGCCAAGCAGTGGGCGGACAGCAAGCACCATTCCCCGCCCGTCATGCTCACTGTGTGCAACCGGACCGAAACGGCTGCGCGCATCGAGCAATTCTTCAATCAGGGCGATTGCCACTGGCCGGAGCTTCAGGCCCCTAGCAAGACCTTGCGGGTGGACTCCCGCGTCATGGAGAAGGCCGAGGTCGGGGAAACTGCCGGGGCCGACAAGGGCTACGAGGCCCGGCTAGAGCAAGTGATCGACGAAGCTGCCATCCCGGAGACACGGAAGGAGCAGCTTCGGGGAATGAAGAAAGAAGAATTGCTGCGGGAGATCGTTGATAATGTCGGCAAGCGCGGCGGTGCTGGCCAAAATCTCCAGAAGGTCATTTCGGTAGCCATGCTGTCCGAGGGGTGGGACGCGAAGAATGTCACCCACATCATGGGCCTGCGCGCCTTTACATCACAGCTGCTGTGCGAACAGGTCATCGGCCGCGGCCTACGGCGTGTCGGTTATGACAAGGACGATGACGGGCTGTTCCTTCCTGAATATGTGAACGTGTTCGGCGTGCCGCTTTCGATCTACGAGCCGGGAGAGGGCGGGGAAGCCCCGCCGCCGCCCAAGCCCAGCACTCAGATTGACGTGGTGCCCGACCGGGCTTCTTTGGAACTGCGTTGGCCGAACGTGCTTCGCATCGAGTCCGTCGTGAAACCGGAACTCACCGTCGATTGGGCCAAGGTCGAGCCGTTGATGCTCGATCCGGTTGCCACCGTCATTAGCGCCGAGATCGCTCCCGCGCTCGGCGGGGCAGCCGACATGAGCAAGGTAACGGCCATCGATTTGTCACTTCTGCCGGAGGAGTTCCGTGTTCAGCGGCTGACATTCGTGGCGGCGCGCAAGGCGTTTGCCGAGCTCAAGACTAACTTCCAGGGCAACGAGGAGTACCTCGTCTTCCAGCTTATTCGGCTGGTCGAAACCTTCCTACGCTCTGACAAGATCGATATCCCGTCGCTATTCCATAGCGATGCGGTTCGCCGCCGCATTTTGATCGCGCTCAATATCGACCTGATCGTGCGGCACGTGCTCCGGTTCGTGACCGAGCAGAACACCACGGCGTTGACGCCGGTATTCGATGAAGAGAACCCCATTGGCAGCACCGGCCAGATGCGCGCGTGGTACACGACCAAGCCAAACATGCCGACTGGCAAGTCACACATCAGCCATGTCGTAGGGGACTCCGCTTGGGAGCAGTATGCCGCAAACGTATTTGAAAGCCGCGACGACGTAATTGCCTATGCCAAGAACGATCACCTTGGTTTTCAGATACACTATCTCTGGCAGGGATCCCGCCGCCGATACATTCCCGATTTCATCGTCCGGCTGGCGAATGGAAAGACGCTCGCCTTGGAGATCAAGGGAACGGATAGCGAGCAGAATAAGGCCAAACGAGAGGCCTTGGATGAGTGGGTTCAAGCGGTAAATTCGAGCGGTGGGTTTGGCGAGTGGTCTTGGGATGTCGCCTTCAATCTTAACCAAATACACGACATTGTGGCACGTTACGGCAAATGA
- the istA gene encoding IS21 family transposase, producing MLVLETVVRIRREFAGGKAIKAIARDLHVSRKVIRKAIRAPEGAFDYRRKVQPLPRIGPFQERLDVLLEENELRGRRDRLRMTRIHDLLVREGFEGSYDAVRRYAARWKVERRRDSGDGTTAFIPMLFQPGEAYQFDWSHEDVEIDGKPMRVKVAHMRLCASRAVYVRAYPRESQEMLFDAHARAFAFFGGVPKRGIYDNMKTAVTSVFTGKERVFNRRFLIMADHYMVEPTACSPAAGWEKGQVENQVQTIRGRFFQPRLRFASLEELNGWLEAECRRWAERQAHPEQGEQTVGQMLEMERPALQSMLGPFDGFNESEHGVSGTCLISFDRNRYSVLSTVARRTVQVRAYADRIIVRCDDEVVAEHPRFFGRNRTIYDPWHYLPVLARKPGALRNGAPFQDWELPPALARLRRKLGNGDDADRRFVRVLAAVLTDGLELVEAAVREALATGTASDDLILNILARRREPPRPLTIVTSEDNALRHPPIADCARYDQLRNFHAAA from the coding sequence ATGTTGGTTTTGGAGACAGTGGTTCGGATCCGGCGAGAGTTCGCCGGCGGGAAGGCGATCAAGGCGATCGCGCGTGATCTGCATGTGTCGCGGAAGGTGATCCGCAAGGCGATCCGAGCGCCGGAAGGCGCATTTGATTATCGACGCAAGGTTCAGCCGCTGCCGCGGATCGGTCCGTTTCAGGAACGTCTGGATGTGCTGTTGGAAGAGAACGAGTTACGGGGCCGGCGTGACCGGCTTCGGATGACCCGTATCCACGACCTCCTGGTGCGGGAGGGTTTCGAGGGCTCTTACGATGCTGTGCGCCGCTATGCGGCACGGTGGAAGGTCGAGCGGCGCAGGGATTCCGGCGACGGGACGACGGCCTTTATTCCGATGCTGTTCCAGCCCGGCGAGGCCTACCAGTTCGACTGGAGCCACGAAGATGTCGAGATCGACGGCAAGCCGATGCGGGTGAAGGTCGCGCACATGCGGCTGTGCGCATCGCGGGCGGTGTATGTCCGGGCCTATCCGCGCGAGAGCCAGGAGATGCTGTTTGATGCGCATGCGCGCGCCTTTGCCTTTTTCGGCGGCGTGCCCAAGCGCGGCATCTACGATAATATGAAGACGGCGGTGACAAGCGTGTTCACCGGCAAGGAGCGGGTGTTCAACCGGCGGTTCCTGATCATGGCCGACCATTATATGGTCGAGCCCACGGCCTGCTCGCCGGCGGCGGGATGGGAGAAGGGCCAGGTCGAGAACCAGGTGCAGACGATCCGAGGGCGCTTCTTCCAGCCTCGTCTGCGGTTCGCCAGCCTCGAGGAGCTCAACGGCTGGCTAGAGGCCGAGTGCCGGCGCTGGGCCGAACGACAGGCGCATCCTGAGCAGGGCGAACAGACCGTGGGGCAGATGCTGGAGATGGAACGCCCTGCATTGCAGTCGATGTTGGGGCCGTTCGACGGCTTCAACGAGAGCGAGCATGGCGTGTCGGGCACCTGCCTGATCAGCTTCGATCGCAACCGATACTCGGTCCTCTCGACGGTCGCACGGCGCACGGTGCAGGTCCGGGCTTATGCCGACCGCATCATCGTGCGATGCGATGATGAGGTCGTTGCCGAGCATCCCCGCTTCTTCGGGCGGAACCGCACCATCTATGATCCCTGGCACTATCTGCCGGTGCTGGCCCGCAAGCCCGGCGCTTTGCGCAACGGCGCCCCCTTCCAAGACTGGGAACTGCCGCCGGCCTTAGCCCGGTTGCGGCGCAAGCTGGGCAACGGCGATGATGCCGATCGGCGGTTCGTGCGCGTGCTGGCGGCCGTGCTGACCGACGGTCTGGAACTCGTCGAGGCCGCCGTGCGGGAGGCGCTGGCGACCGGCACGGCAAGCGACGATCTGATCCTCAACATCCTGGCACGGCGCCGCGAACCGCCGCGACCGCTGACGATCGTCACTTCGGAGGACAATGCCCTGCGGCATCCGCCGATCGCCGACTGTGCCCGTTACGACCAACTGAGGAACTTCCATGCAGCGGCATGA